Proteins encoded together in one Bacteroidia bacterium window:
- the kdsA gene encoding 3-deoxy-8-phosphooctulonate synthase: protein MQLDNSILKSLPGITHTDSGSFFLMAGPCVVESQALCEEVAGKVQEICNRLSIPYIFKASYRKANRSKADSFTGIGDEPSLQILSGIRSKFGLPVVTDIHTAEEAGLAAAHVDILQIPAFLCRQTDLLLAAGETGKWVNIKKGQFLAPESMHFAAEKVLSTGNKNVMLTERGTTFGYGDLVVDFRGIPKMQETGFPVVLDVTHSLQQPNQGSGVTGGLPHLIETIAKAGVAVGCDGLFMETHPEPSKALSDGANMLALNKLEGLLEKLLKIRKSIQE, encoded by the coding sequence ATGCAGTTAGACAATAGCATATTAAAGAGTTTACCCGGAATTACGCATACTGATTCAGGTTCATTTTTTTTAATGGCCGGACCATGTGTGGTAGAGAGTCAAGCATTGTGCGAAGAGGTAGCAGGAAAAGTGCAGGAAATTTGCAATCGTTTATCGATTCCATACATTTTTAAGGCCAGTTACCGCAAGGCCAATCGAAGCAAGGCTGATTCATTTACCGGAATTGGTGATGAGCCTAGTTTGCAAATTCTGTCAGGCATTCGATCCAAGTTTGGATTACCTGTAGTAACCGACATCCATACAGCCGAAGAAGCAGGTCTAGCCGCAGCACATGTTGACATTTTACAGATTCCAGCATTTTTATGCAGACAAACCGATTTGCTCTTAGCAGCAGGAGAAACAGGGAAATGGGTAAACATTAAAAAAGGACAGTTTTTGGCACCGGAAAGCATGCATTTTGCTGCAGAAAAGGTTCTTTCAACCGGAAACAAAAACGTAATGTTAACGGAACGTGGAACTACCTTTGGATATGGCGATTTAGTAGTTGATTTTAGAGGAATCCCCAAAATGCAGGAAACCGGATTTCCGGTCGTATTGGATGTAACCCATAGTTTGCAGCAACCTAATCAGGGAAGCGGTGTTACGGGAGGACTACCCCATTTAATTGAAACGATTGCTAAAGCGGGAGTAGCCGTTGGTTGTGATGGGTTGTTTATGGAAACCCACCCGGAGCCTTCCAAAGCCTTAAGCGATGGAGCCAATATGCTCGCATTGAATAAACTGGAAGGACTTTTAGAAAAACTTTTGAAAATTCGTAAATCTATACAGGAATGA